In Sphingobacterium thalpophilum, a genomic segment contains:
- a CDS encoding aminotransferase class III-fold pyridoxal phosphate-dependent enzyme has product MFIADEIQTGIARTGSMLASYDIDDAQSQSKPDVLILGKALSGGVLPVSAVLANDSIMLCIKPGEHGSTYGGNPLACAVAMEALNVVRDENLTQRAFQMGALFLDGLRQIAAKCTLITEVRGKGLLTAIVIDADEESDLAWNICLKFKENGLLAKPTHGNKIRLAPPLVITKEQVETCLGIIERSLTNLK; this is encoded by the coding sequence TTGTTTATTGCAGACGAAATCCAAACCGGTATTGCTCGGACGGGAAGTATGTTGGCATCCTATGATATTGATGATGCGCAGAGTCAAAGCAAACCAGATGTTCTGATTTTAGGGAAAGCTTTATCAGGTGGTGTATTGCCGGTATCGGCAGTGTTGGCAAATGACTCCATTATGTTGTGTATTAAACCGGGCGAACATGGTTCTACCTATGGCGGGAATCCCTTAGCTTGTGCAGTAGCTATGGAAGCGCTAAATGTTGTGCGGGATGAAAATTTGACGCAACGGGCGTTTCAGATGGGGGCATTGTTTTTGGATGGATTGCGTCAGATTGCTGCTAAGTGCACGTTAATTACAGAAGTGCGCGGAAAGGGGCTCTTGACTGCCATTGTAATTGATGCCGATGAAGAAAGTGATTTGGCCTGGAATATCTGTCTCAAATTTAAAGAAAATGGACTTTTAGCGAAGCCTACACATGGTAACAAAATTCGATTGGCTCCGCCGCTGGTTATTACAAAAGAGCAAGTCGAGACTTGCTTAGGGATTATTGAGCGATCGTTGACTAATTTGAAATAG
- a CDS encoding IS5 family transposase, producing MKQEFFDQINTLVNWRPISNIINKHYHKGESKMGRPSYSGLVLFKMTLLQTWYGLSDYEVEDRINDSISFSRFVGISLDDSVPDHSVISRFRSSLTEKGVYENLFKELNKQLNKHKILVKRGAIVDASIVDSPLKPKGKVIYEIESDRSEHPREDSELDKENSEQLLIQQESPGVDHEARWIKKAGKTRYGYKKHYVTDTEGLVLGVVTTPANVNEIANLQQVISSADLPKGIHIYADKGYRSSKNEELIKSGKLKSRILHKAKKGTALTEREKLRNKLIGKIRFKVERTFGSIRRWFNSSCARYKGIAKMHTQNLMEAMAYNLYRSPGILVSNAIKNTN from the coding sequence ATCAAGCAGGAATTCTTCGATCAGATCAATACATTGGTAAATTGGCGTCCGATTTCAAATATTATCAACAAGCATTACCACAAAGGGGAAAGCAAAATGGGACGCCCTAGTTATTCTGGTCTTGTCCTCTTCAAAATGACACTTCTACAGACCTGGTATGGTCTGAGTGACTACGAAGTAGAAGACCGTATAAACGACAGTATCTCCTTTAGTCGCTTTGTTGGCATCAGTTTGGACGATTCGGTTCCCGATCACAGTGTTATTAGCCGTTTTCGCAGCTCGCTGACAGAAAAGGGTGTTTATGAGAATCTATTCAAGGAGCTGAACAAGCAGTTGAATAAACATAAAATATTGGTAAAACGTGGAGCTATCGTTGATGCCAGTATTGTTGATTCTCCGCTAAAACCAAAAGGCAAAGTTATTTACGAGATCGAAAGTGACCGTAGTGAACATCCTCGCGAAGATTCTGAGCTGGATAAAGAGAATAGTGAACAGTTATTGATCCAACAAGAGAGCCCGGGTGTTGACCATGAAGCTCGTTGGATAAAGAAGGCTGGGAAAACACGTTATGGCTATAAAAAGCATTATGTCACCGATACAGAAGGCCTGGTTCTGGGCGTGGTAACCACTCCAGCAAATGTAAATGAAATTGCCAATCTTCAACAGGTAATATCTTCGGCTGACCTTCCAAAGGGCATCCATATCTATGCTGACAAGGGATATCGTTCCTCTAAAAATGAGGAATTGATCAAATCAGGAAAGCTAAAAAGCAGGATCTTGCATAAGGCAAAGAAAGGAACAGCGTTAACCGAAAGAGAGAAGTTAAGAAACAAACTGATCGGCAAGATCAGGTTCAAAGTTGAACGGACCTTCGGGAGCATCCGGCGATGGTTCAACTCAAGCTGTGCAAGGTATAAGGGGATCGCCAAAATGCATACACAAAATCTAATGGAAGCCATGGCGTACAATCTTTACAGATCACCTGGGATACTTGTGTCCAATGCAATAAAAAACACAAATTAA
- a CDS encoding aminotransferase class III-fold pyridoxal phosphate-dependent enzyme translates to MSTVAKHGKGEMFIAKEEKYGAHNYHPLPVVLERAEGVVVWDVDGKSYFDFLSAYSAVNQGHCHPRIIDALKEQVAKLTLTSRAFYNNKLGDFEEMLCQLFGFDKALVMNSGVEAVETAMKLCRKWAYQVKGVAANQAKIVFAKDNFHGRTISVISASNDNTATHEFGPFLDGIVLFPYNDVDALEQLFKADKNIAGFIVEPIQGEAGIVVPDEDYLMRVRQLCTKYNVLRPLQKCLVFILLIFKFLICFLLIFVIFKVWKRQKKLALLITWFKDGKSSRNSSIRSIHW, encoded by the coding sequence ATGAGTACAGTAGCTAAACATGGTAAGGGCGAGATGTTCATTGCCAAAGAAGAAAAATATGGAGCGCACAATTACCATCCTCTTCCAGTCGTATTGGAACGAGCTGAAGGAGTCGTGGTGTGGGATGTTGATGGAAAATCTTATTTTGATTTCTTATCTGCATATTCTGCTGTCAATCAGGGACACTGCCATCCGCGAATTATAGATGCTTTAAAAGAGCAAGTTGCGAAATTGACACTTACATCGAGAGCATTTTATAATAATAAATTGGGCGATTTTGAAGAAATGCTTTGTCAGTTATTTGGATTTGATAAGGCTTTGGTGATGAATTCGGGAGTTGAAGCGGTAGAAACGGCAATGAAGCTTTGTCGTAAATGGGCCTATCAGGTGAAAGGTGTAGCAGCCAATCAAGCGAAAATTGTCTTTGCCAAAGACAATTTCCATGGTAGGACAATCTCTGTTATATCGGCATCCAATGATAACACAGCAACACATGAATTTGGTCCCTTTTTAGATGGCATCGTACTCTTTCCCTATAATGATGTTGATGCGCTAGAACAGTTATTCAAAGCAGATAAAAATATCGCCGGTTTTATCGTTGAGCCAATTCAGGGCGAAGCGGGTATTGTCGTTCCTGATGAGGATTATCTGATGCGCGTGAGACAATTATGTACAAAATACAATGTATTAAGACCGTTGCAAAAGTGTTTGGTTTTTATTTTATTGATATTCAAGTTTTTAATTTGTTTCTTGTTGATTTTCGTTATATTTAAGGTATGGAAAAGACAGAAAAAGTTAGCTTTGTTGATTACATGGTTCAAAGACGGAAAATCAAGCAGGAATTCTTCGATCAGATCAATACATTGGTAA
- a CDS encoding Lrp/AsnC family transcriptional regulator, translated as MNSIDDFDLQILKYLDEDGRMAYSAIATAMGVSNTMIHQRINRLTEQGILAGIKPVLNEKKLGYDWGAFTGLSLEKDHDSSRIIEELKKIPEVTECYYITGNYTLYVKIIAKNHEHMRQLLYEKIDSIPGIAKTDSLIELGCAFKRNIIF; from the coding sequence ATGAATAGTATCGATGATTTTGATCTACAGATTTTAAAATATTTAGACGAAGATGGACGGATGGCCTACTCTGCAATAGCAACAGCTATGGGCGTATCCAATACGATGATCCATCAACGAATCAACCGATTGACGGAACAAGGAATACTGGCCGGTATAAAGCCTGTATTAAATGAAAAAAAGCTAGGCTATGATTGGGGTGCTTTTACAGGGCTAAGTCTAGAAAAAGATCATGACTCGAGCCGAATTATTGAAGAACTTAAGAAAATACCAGAAGTTACAGAATGCTATTACATTACGGGCAATTACACGCTATATGTAAAAATTATTGCTAAAAACCACGAACATATGCGACAATTACTCTATGAAAAAATCGATAGCATTCCAGGAATTGCAAAAACAGATTCCCTTATTGAATTAGGCTGTGCTTTCAAACGTAATATTATATTCTAG
- a CDS encoding NAD(P)H-binding protein codes for MKVVLIGGSGATGRALVQLMLKSKEITEIVVLLRRVSFEEHIKLKQVIVDFENLTDFEQVIQGDVAISCLGTTLKDAGSKDAQWKIDHDLNLQFAALAKKNGFPTFLLLSAVLADPASKIFYNRMKGSLEQDVKALDFNRLIIFQPGGLIRPNTDRLGEKTAIAALRIFNTIGLFKTYEPLSVEQVAMAMLQAINHYTTGIHTVTVKDIQKLAAETS; via the coding sequence ATGAAGGTAGTTTTAATAGGTGGTTCTGGCGCTACAGGAAGAGCGCTCGTTCAATTGATGTTAAAATCTAAGGAAATTACGGAAATCGTTGTGCTTTTAAGACGTGTCTCGTTTGAGGAGCACATTAAATTGAAACAGGTTATCGTAGATTTTGAAAATCTAACGGATTTTGAGCAAGTGATACAGGGCGATGTCGCAATTTCCTGCCTTGGCACCACATTAAAAGACGCAGGCAGTAAAGATGCACAATGGAAAATAGATCATGATCTTAATTTGCAATTTGCGGCATTGGCTAAAAAAAATGGTTTTCCTACCTTTCTCTTATTATCGGCTGTTCTTGCTGATCCTGCATCAAAAATTTTTTATAACCGCATGAAAGGAAGCCTTGAACAGGATGTTAAAGCACTTGATTTCAATCGGCTGATTATTTTCCAGCCTGGAGGATTAATCCGACCAAATACAGATCGCTTGGGTGAAAAAACAGCCATAGCTGCCCTTCGTATCTTTAATACAATAGGATTATTCAAAACATACGAGCCTCTTTCAGTAGAACAAGTTGCTATGGCAATGTTACAGGCGATCAATCATTACACAACAGGCATCCATACTGTAACAGTGAAAGATATCCAGAAATTAGCAGCAGAAACCAGTTGA
- a CDS encoding alkaline phosphatase, with protein MKKHVLFLFLLVFVHVFPSFGQEAKYIFYLIGDGMGLNQVNLTEIHQAEVQHKDNPIPLVFTQFPHVGFASTHSLSNGVTDSGAGGTALAVGKKTKNGVIGMDSTGTVAYKSIAYAAKQKGKKVGIITSVSIDHATPASFYAHQADRDMYYEIGKEIVTSNFDFFGGSNFLKPETTFDHKKAPSLFPILEKAGYKVLKGKDAYAQLPNKSDKIILMNSDGSPIDALKYAIDQKPSDLKLADITSAAITSLHKNNTNGFFLMIEGGKIDWACHANDAATTIQEVLDFNNSVQLAYDFYKKFPNETLIVVTADHETGGLGVGNGSSSLKTKFLSHQKISHTELSNAIANLRKNNPNATWDDLKNLIAAQTGLFSKITIHETDRSALEAAYQKSFVDHQNETAKSLYASDDKIAALSISILNRMGSISWASNNHSAAYAPVYAIGVGSEQFNQKMDNTDIPKKMDHVQKLWRG; from the coding sequence ATGAAAAAACACGTTTTATTTCTGTTCCTCCTCGTTTTTGTACATGTTTTCCCCTCTTTTGGCCAAGAAGCAAAATACATTTTTTACTTAATTGGTGATGGCATGGGCCTCAACCAGGTTAATCTCACCGAAATTCATCAAGCTGAAGTACAGCATAAAGATAACCCAATCCCACTTGTGTTTACCCAATTTCCTCATGTTGGATTTGCCTCCACACATTCACTCTCCAATGGCGTAACGGACTCAGGCGCTGGAGGTACCGCTTTAGCCGTTGGAAAAAAAACCAAAAATGGCGTTATCGGTATGGACAGTACGGGAACAGTCGCCTATAAGAGTATAGCTTATGCCGCAAAGCAAAAAGGAAAGAAAGTCGGTATTATTACAAGCGTCAGCATAGACCACGCTACCCCAGCTTCATTTTATGCACACCAAGCAGACCGCGACATGTATTATGAAATCGGTAAAGAAATTGTCACTTCGAATTTTGATTTTTTTGGCGGATCCAATTTTCTCAAACCCGAAACAACATTTGATCATAAAAAGGCGCCATCGCTTTTCCCCATATTAGAAAAAGCCGGCTATAAAGTGCTTAAAGGAAAAGATGCTTATGCACAACTACCAAATAAATCAGATAAGATCATATTGATGAATTCAGATGGCAGCCCTATAGATGCCCTTAAATATGCCATAGACCAAAAGCCAAGTGATTTAAAACTGGCAGATATCACATCTGCAGCTATCACTTCACTGCATAAAAATAATACAAATGGTTTCTTTTTAATGATTGAAGGTGGAAAAATTGATTGGGCATGCCATGCAAATGATGCGGCTACAACGATTCAGGAAGTGTTGGATTTCAATAACTCCGTACAACTCGCCTATGATTTTTATAAAAAATTTCCAAATGAAACACTTATAGTCGTTACAGCGGACCATGAAACAGGAGGATTAGGTGTCGGTAATGGAAGTTCTTCGCTGAAAACAAAATTCTTGTCCCACCAAAAAATCTCGCATACAGAACTTTCGAACGCAATTGCCAACCTTCGTAAGAATAATCCAAATGCAACATGGGACGATCTCAAGAATCTCATTGCCGCTCAAACAGGTTTATTTTCCAAAATTACAATCCATGAAACTGATCGTAGTGCTTTAGAAGCTGCCTATCAAAAAAGCTTTGTCGATCATCAAAATGAAACCGCAAAAAGCCTTTACGCAAGCGACGACAAAATAGCCGCATTGAGTATTTCAATCTTAAATCGGATGGGATCAATAAGCTGGGCCTCTAACAACCATTCGGCCGCCTATGCACCGGTATATGCGATCGGTGTTGGCTCCGAACAATTCAATCAGAAAATGGATAACACTGATATACCAAAGAAAATGGATCATGTACAAAAGTTGTGGAGGGGATAA
- a CDS encoding transposase produces MHESFNALMPLIIPEGVSDYFEMTHYSKEEKRLDIFLEELNNTPEEYQGQKLISKGFFEPVTLQDFPIRGMQVYLHVKRRRWLNQDTDKVVYRNWELVAKGTRITQDFAAFLKGISGQPGS; encoded by the coding sequence ATGCACGAATCTTTCAACGCGTTAATGCCCTTAATTATTCCCGAAGGAGTTTCCGATTATTTTGAGATGACCCACTATTCCAAAGAAGAAAAAAGACTGGATATCTTTCTGGAGGAACTCAATAATACACCTGAAGAATATCAAGGCCAGAAGTTGATTTCCAAGGGGTTTTTCGAACCCGTTACCCTTCAAGATTTTCCTATCCGTGGCATGCAGGTCTATCTTCATGTCAAGCGCCGCAGGTGGCTCAACCAGGATACCGATAAAGTAGTCTACAGAAATTGGGAACTAGTAGCCAAAGGGACGCGCATCACACAGGATTTCGCAGCTTTTTTAAAAGGTATCAGCGGACAACCAGGCTCATAG
- a CDS encoding transposase: MTFPQNVSGHLSIDETCLSHGELYTVVTNKEARGKKGTIVAILNGTKSENIIPILQKIPQRLRNKVQEITLDLAGNMGLIAKRCFPNAVQVIDRFHVQQLANEALQEIRIKHRWQAIDDENQAIDQARKNKETYFPEVLSNSETIKQLLARSRYLLYKSEHKWTYEQRERAAVLFERYPDIEKAYRLSQELSWIFNTTIDKIYAFTRLAKWADKVEQAGFKSFNTVSRTINIHHKKILNYFDNKSTNASAESFNAKIKAFRSQFRGVGDINFFLFRLTKLFA, from the coding sequence TTGACCTTCCCACAGAATGTCAGCGGCCATCTTTCTATTGACGAGACCTGCCTATCCCATGGCGAGCTCTATACCGTTGTCACCAATAAAGAAGCACGGGGCAAAAAAGGGACCATTGTAGCCATACTGAACGGGACAAAATCAGAGAACATTATCCCGATCCTTCAAAAGATCCCACAGAGATTACGAAATAAAGTTCAAGAGATAACGCTTGATTTAGCCGGTAATATGGGATTGATAGCCAAAAGATGCTTTCCCAATGCTGTTCAGGTAATAGACCGTTTCCATGTTCAGCAACTTGCTAACGAAGCGCTTCAGGAAATAAGGATAAAGCACCGCTGGCAGGCCATTGACGATGAAAATCAGGCAATTGACCAAGCACGAAAGAATAAGGAAACCTATTTTCCGGAAGTCCTATCCAACAGTGAAACCATCAAACAGTTACTTGCAAGAAGCCGATACCTGCTTTATAAAAGTGAACATAAATGGACTTACGAGCAAAGAGAAAGGGCTGCTGTACTCTTTGAGCGATATCCCGATATTGAAAAGGCGTACAGGCTATCCCAAGAACTCTCTTGGATATTCAACACCACCATAGATAAGATCTACGCCTTTACAAGGTTGGCAAAATGGGCGGATAAAGTGGAACAGGCCGGCTTCAAGTCATTCAACACCGTCTCCAGAACCATAAATATCCATCACAAAAAAATATTGAACTACTTCGACAACAAGAGTACAAATGCTTCAGCAGAATCTTTCAATGCAAAGATAAAAGCTTTCAGAAGTCAGTTTAGAGGTGTAGGTGACATCAATTTCTTCCTGTTCAGATTGACCAAATTATTTGCGTAG